ATTTACCTTTCATCGAATTTTATTAACACCTTCTTTAAAAGCAGTTTAGATTGTATATATTCGCAGCCCCTTAAATCGTTAATAGCATGTTTAAAAAATCTTTATTGTCAATAATGCTTGGTGCATTATTGTTATTATTGCCTACTTATTTATTTTCTCAAACAGGTCCTGGCGGTGTCGGTGATGCATCCAATCAGGTTTTATGGTTAAAACCCGATGCTTTTTCTGTTGCAGATGGCACAAGTATTGACTCTTGGGATGATGATTCCGGAAATATTAACACGATGTCTCAACCAGATGTTACCTTTAGACCAATAGTTAAAACTAATATAGTAAATAGCTATGATGTGGTTAGGTTTGAGACAGGTAATAGGAGATTGAGAAAGACAAATTTCACGACTTTTCCTTCTACGGAAATAAGCACATTTTACATTAATAAAACAACTGATTCTGGAGATGGAATCTTATCTTATAATTCTGCTAGTCGGGATAATGATTACTTGTTGTTTAACAGTGGAAACTTAAATTATTATCGGGCGACAAATACGACGCTTGATATTGATGCTAATGATGGTAATTGGCACATGGTAGATATGAGTTGGACAAACACTGGTACAGGTTTGTTTTCTTATTTGGATGGAACATTAAAGAAAAATGTTGGTTTTAGAAATGGTACTTCAATTACTCCGGGAGGAAGCTTAGCTTTAGGAGCAGAGCAAGATGCTGTAGATGGTTCGTATGCAGATAATCAATCACATCAAGGTGATTTTACAGAGGTTATCATTTTTAATGAAGCCATAAATATTACAAAAAGAGTTATTGTTCAAAATTATTTGACAGCTAAATATGGAATAACTTTAAATAGCGCAGTCGATTTTTATACACAAGATAATCCTGCAAATGGAAACTTTGATTTTGACGTCGCAGGAATAGGGCAAGCTACAGATGGAAGTAATCATACAGATTCTCAAGGAACCGGAATTGTAAGGGTTAATGCGCCTTCGGCATTATCTAATGGCGATTTTTTGTTTTGGGGAGAAGATATTAAGGATCCGAGTTATGCTTTTGCAACAAATTCTTCTAATTATAGTGATGAGCTAAATTCGAAATGGAGAGTCAGTAAAGTCGGAGATTTGGGTACAGTAAACGTGTCTTTTGATATTTCAAGTATGCCTATCGCTGTTGTATGTGGAGGTTTACAATTAGTAGTGGATAATGATAGTGATTTTAGTAGTCCTACATCTTATAATCTTACAGTTTCAGGGACAACAGCAACAGTTACAAGTGTGTCATTTTCGGACGCTGATTATTTTACATTAAGATATACGGATCAAATCGTTTGGAACGGAACTGCTTTTTTTAACGGTTCAGGAGCTTTAAATGCACCAGATAATACCGATGCTTGTTTAAAGTTGACCGTTAAATCTGGAAGTACAGCCATTTTAACTGCGGATGCACATGTTAGAGAGGTTGAGGTGGAGCCGGGAGCAACATTACAAGTCAATGATGGTGTATTGCTAGAGGTGGACAATGGAATATTTAATGAAGGTACAGTAGAGTTTTTAGGAGAAGCTCAGCTAATTCAAAATCATACAGGCGTTTCTTCAAACACAGGAAGTGGAGATTTAAAAATTAGACAAGAAGGGACTTTTAATATATATAACTATAATTATTGGAGTGCACCAGTCCATAGAAGTGGTGATTGGCAAGTTGGTTATTTAGAAACAGAGGCTGGGCCAATAGGTTTTACAGGAGGGTATGATGCTAATCCATCTGCTAGTCCTATAGAGTTAAGTAGTTATTGGTTGTATACTTTTAACGATTTGATAGATAATTATTACGGTTGGAACCATATAACGCCAACGACCGCAGTAATACCAGCAATGGGATATCTTATGAAAGGTTCTGGTAATGCGACACCAACACCAACGACTGATCAGACTTATGTTTTTAGAGGTACGGCAAATGATGGTGATTATAGTATTCCTGTTATTAGTGGTAATCAAGTTTTAATTGGTAACCCTTATCCATCAGCAATAACAGCAACAGCTTTTATTAATGATAATTCGGCTGTAATTGGTGGCTCTATTTATTTTTATGAACATTTTCAGGCAAATAACACTCATATATTAGCTGATTATCAAGGAGGATACGCTACTCGTAATTTACTAACAGGTGTAGAAGCACCATCTTTACCTTCTACTGGTAACTCGTCGACAAAAGGAGCGCCGGAAGATGGGGTTGCAGTTGCTCAAGGTTTCTTTGTTAAAATTCAAAATACGGGTACTGTTCAGTTTAGTAATAGTCAACGTGTATATGCTCGAGAATCTTTAAGTGAATCTGTGTTCTATAGGTCAGCGCAAAG
This portion of the Olleya sp. Bg11-27 genome encodes:
- a CDS encoding T9SS type A sorting domain-containing protein — translated: MFKKSLLSIMLGALLLLLPTYLFSQTGPGGVGDASNQVLWLKPDAFSVADGTSIDSWDDDSGNINTMSQPDVTFRPIVKTNIVNSYDVVRFETGNRRLRKTNFTTFPSTEISTFYINKTTDSGDGILSYNSASRDNDYLLFNSGNLNYYRATNTTLDIDANDGNWHMVDMSWTNTGTGLFSYLDGTLKKNVGFRNGTSITPGGSLALGAEQDAVDGSYADNQSHQGDFTEVIIFNEAINITKRVIVQNYLTAKYGITLNSAVDFYTQDNPANGNFDFDVAGIGQATDGSNHTDSQGTGIVRVNAPSALSNGDFLFWGEDIKDPSYAFATNSSNYSDELNSKWRVSKVGDLGTVNVSFDISSMPIAVVCGGLQLVVDNDSDFSSPTSYNLTVSGTTATVTSVSFSDADYFTLRYTDQIVWNGTAFFNGSGALNAPDNTDACLKLTVKSGSTAILTADAHVREVEVEPGATLQVNDGVLLEVDNGIFNEGTVEFLGEAQLIQNHTGVSSNTGSGDLKIRQEGTFNIYNYNYWSAPVHRSGDWQVGYLETEAGPIGFTGGYDANPSASPIELSSYWLYTFNDLIDNYYGWNHITPTTAVIPAMGYLMKGSGNATPTPTTDQTYVFRGTANDGDYSIPVISGNQVLIGNPYPSAITATAFINDNSAVIGGSIYFYEHFQANNTHILADYQGGYATRNLLTGVEAPSLPSTGNSSTKGAPEDGVAVAQGFFVKIQNTGTVQFSNSQRVYARESLSESVFYRSAQSTPTDDRIIFWLKFKDHLNNESTIALGYDTNASVDYDNGYDSESFNELPNELYWPIIDKKMCIQGLNSFDVSDEIPLGVDLANAGDFTFEIDRTLNFPTNETIYLKDNQTDLFYDIQSNPVTLSLSEGEDESRFSIVYQNAESLSTDDFDAEVSGLYYNVDKDALVFTTLDNLNNIDTITIYNVLGQKIKVLDDVDSKEVDLSFLKTGMYIAEISKYSGQKLKLKFINP